Proteins from a single region of Sneathiella aquimaris:
- a CDS encoding TAXI family TRAP transporter solute-binding subunit has translation MVAGTMSFASAQDLKFFTIGTGGTAYTYYPVGGVIANAISKPPGSRECGQGGSCGVDGLIASAVSSRGSVDNVNAIISGLRDSGFSQSDVAYWAYTGTGTMEGKAPAKDLRTIAALFEEHIHLVALEKSGINSVADLKGKVVSLDEPGSGTYVDAKLILEANGLTTKDVTAEALKGNAASEALRNGKIDAFFVVAGYPAGSLVELASAEDIKLVPIDGEAAKSLTDKYGFFSQSEIPAGTYEGVNGTPTVAVGAQWYTNAKQDETLIYNITKALWNKESRKLLDVGHAKGKTITTDTALAGIGVPLHPGAEKFYKEAGLIK, from the coding sequence ATGGTGGCAGGCACCATGTCATTCGCCTCTGCGCAAGACCTTAAGTTCTTTACCATTGGTACAGGCGGTACAGCCTATACTTATTATCCAGTTGGCGGCGTGATTGCCAACGCCATCTCAAAGCCTCCCGGGTCCCGGGAATGTGGTCAGGGTGGCAGCTGTGGCGTTGACGGTCTTATCGCTTCCGCCGTGTCATCACGCGGATCAGTCGATAACGTAAATGCCATTATTTCCGGCCTGCGCGATTCTGGTTTTTCACAGTCCGACGTTGCCTATTGGGCTTATACCGGAACCGGAACAATGGAAGGGAAGGCACCTGCCAAGGACCTTCGCACCATTGCAGCCCTGTTTGAAGAGCATATCCATTTGGTTGCCCTTGAAAAAAGCGGCATCAACTCTGTTGCTGACCTCAAAGGCAAAGTGGTTTCCCTCGACGAGCCGGGCTCTGGAACCTATGTGGATGCAAAACTCATCCTAGAAGCAAATGGTTTGACGACAAAAGATGTGACCGCAGAAGCCTTGAAAGGCAATGCCGCATCCGAAGCATTGCGGAACGGTAAAATTGATGCCTTTTTCGTGGTTGCAGGATATCCAGCCGGTTCCCTGGTTGAGCTTGCTTCCGCAGAGGACATCAAACTGGTACCGATCGACGGGGAGGCTGCTAAATCTTTGACCGACAAATACGGTTTCTTTTCCCAAAGTGAGATCCCTGCAGGAACTTACGAAGGCGTTAATGGCACACCGACGGTCGCCGTGGGTGCCCAGTGGTATACAAATGCCAAACAGGACGAGACCCTGATTTACAACATCACAAAAGCTTTGTGGAACAAAGAATCCCGCAAGCTGCTTGATGTGGGTCACGCCAAAGGCAAAACCATCACAACGGATACCGCCCTTGCGGGTATCGGTGTTCCGCTGCACCCGGGTGCAGAGAAATTCTACAAAGAAGCCGGGCTGATCAAGTAA
- a CDS encoding peptidase domain-containing ABC transporter: MVGGTRWFAAIRQTIRPQLIELIFYSFFVNILALVIPLFVLQVYNRVVAFGNIATLQGLVGGVALALLFDFLLRQIRSRLIQRVALRLDMGLSDLLMKKIWALPLRHLENRSTSYWLGLFRDTDTVRNTVAGPPFLLLVDLPFAILFIILIFIIAKPIAWVFLSFIPIFILLAAISGKMVAKASDAEKNSRRSRDSIIGDMIGSRGTVKALSLDRGLAKMSEAVFADTVEQSLKRGVRQDGFINAGTVLTLSTTVVITSFGALAIINQELSIGALIAANMLSNRVISPFSQLVGAWKNFASFRQSMTRLTEVMKMPTEREVETIFPDQPTGYMKAENITFKYASDGEPVLENLSVDFKPNAVHMLMGPNGGGKSTLAKLLKGLYMPEDGRVLLDGADISQFTRSQLAQWIGYVPQETVMLQGSIRENIAGLRDDISDADIIEACSKVGIHQMISNFPDGYGTDVGEAGSALSGGIRQRLSIARVLVGKPAVLLFDEPTASLDRQAENAFRDLLKTLSEEATIIVISHSPILLGATDFLHLVDRKRIILSGPRDDVLKAIDQKSRQMTANGDSNGKDPKIGGKSEAWGA, from the coding sequence ATGGTTGGAGGTACCCGATGGTTTGCGGCAATACGTCAGACGATCCGGCCACAGCTTATTGAGCTTATTTTCTACTCTTTTTTCGTCAACATACTGGCGCTGGTTATTCCGCTGTTTGTTCTGCAAGTGTATAACCGGGTCGTTGCTTTTGGAAATATCGCAACCCTACAGGGGCTCGTGGGCGGTGTTGCGCTGGCCCTTCTTTTTGATTTTCTACTGCGCCAGATAAGAAGCAGGCTTATCCAGCGTGTCGCGCTGCGATTGGATATGGGCCTTTCCGACTTATTGATGAAAAAGATATGGGCGTTGCCCTTGCGTCATCTGGAAAATCGGTCTACCAGTTACTGGTTAGGACTTTTCCGCGATACGGACACGGTGCGAAATACTGTCGCGGGTCCGCCTTTCCTGCTGCTGGTGGATTTACCCTTTGCCATTTTATTCATTATTCTGATTTTTATAATTGCGAAACCGATCGCCTGGGTCTTCCTGTCTTTCATTCCAATTTTTATCTTGCTGGCGGCTATCTCCGGGAAGATGGTCGCCAAAGCCAGCGATGCTGAGAAGAACAGTCGGCGCAGTCGGGACTCTATCATTGGCGATATGATCGGCAGCCGGGGGACGGTGAAGGCGTTATCGCTGGACCGTGGGCTGGCGAAAATGTCAGAAGCCGTGTTTGCAGATACGGTTGAACAGTCTTTAAAGCGCGGTGTTCGTCAGGACGGTTTTATCAATGCGGGAACGGTTCTGACCCTTTCAACAACTGTCGTTATCACCAGTTTTGGCGCTTTGGCCATTATTAATCAGGAACTGAGCATCGGCGCCTTGATCGCGGCCAATATGCTGTCAAATCGGGTGATCAGTCCGTTCAGTCAGTTGGTGGGCGCCTGGAAAAACTTTGCCTCTTTTCGCCAATCCATGACCCGCTTGACCGAGGTCATGAAAATGCCAACGGAAAGAGAAGTGGAAACCATTTTCCCCGATCAGCCAACAGGGTATATGAAGGCGGAGAATATTACGTTTAAATATGCCTCAGACGGAGAGCCTGTTCTGGAAAACCTGTCTGTGGACTTTAAACCAAATGCCGTTCATATGCTCATGGGTCCCAATGGGGGGGGTAAAAGTACGCTGGCCAAGCTGTTAAAAGGACTTTACATGCCAGAAGACGGGCGGGTTTTGCTGGATGGGGCAGATATCAGCCAGTTTACACGGTCGCAGCTTGCTCAGTGGATTGGGTATGTTCCGCAGGAAACGGTTATGCTGCAAGGCAGTATTCGGGAAAATATAGCCGGATTACGGGATGACATTTCTGATGCTGACATTATCGAAGCCTGTTCAAAGGTCGGCATCCATCAGATGATTTCCAACTTTCCAGATGGGTATGGGACAGATGTCGGCGAGGCGGGCTCCGCCCTGTCCGGTGGTATCCGACAGCGTTTGTCGATAGCGCGGGTTCTGGTTGGAAAGCCAGCCGTTCTTTTGTTTGATGAACCGACTGCGAGCCTTGACAGACAGGCTGAAAACGCCTTTCGCGACCTGTTGAAGACCTTATCCGAAGAGGCGACAATTATCGTCATTTCGCATTCACCGATTTTATTGGGGGCAACTGATTTTCTCCATCTGGTGGACCGCAAACGCATTATTTTGAGTGGACCTCGAGATGATGTGTTGAAAGCGATCGACCAAAAATCCCGACAAATGACGGCAAATGGCGACAGCAATGGAAAAGACCCGAAAATAGGCGGTAAGAGCGAGGCCTGGGGCGCATGA
- a CDS encoding HlyD family type I secretion periplasmic adaptor subunit produces MSNYAELERKYPLSAWRWAGLLAIGMITAFVIWTQYAIFEEVAVLPGEVVPRDQVKVIQHLEGGIVESIFVKEGQLVQEGDPLMHLDLAINAINEKALNAQLQGLLIKRARLIAESENSAPNYPKTTDEVVKAVLEAEKNIHRTRLAQHSSKLKILEDKAQQKKLDVDQLQIKKKAIQADLEVARRKFSMSKELLSANLTPKIEHLELEIALTRLEGELKILGPSIPRAKAAASEFLEKVQEEKLNFIRDAQEQLSKTEIEIARLRELLVTAGEQVTRTTVRSPIDGIVKNLRINTLGGIVRPGDAIMDIVPSSDILVVEAKLNPADRAFIEVGQQVTVKLTAYDFFTYGGLSGRVSNIAADSTTTSDGETFFKVIVETETGNADKVDQLLVTPGMQAMVDVHTGSKSVMQYLLQPVLKMRHESFRER; encoded by the coding sequence ATGAGCAATTACGCTGAACTGGAACGTAAATATCCTCTTTCCGCTTGGCGGTGGGCTGGACTGCTGGCGATCGGAATGATCACGGCGTTCGTCATCTGGACACAATATGCCATTTTTGAAGAGGTTGCTGTCCTGCCGGGTGAGGTTGTACCAAGAGACCAAGTGAAGGTTATTCAGCATCTGGAAGGCGGCATTGTCGAAAGTATTTTCGTCAAGGAAGGGCAGCTGGTTCAGGAGGGGGATCCGCTGATGCATTTGGATCTGGCCATCAATGCAATCAATGAAAAAGCCCTGAACGCCCAGTTGCAGGGCTTGTTGATCAAGCGGGCTCGCTTGATTGCGGAAAGCGAAAATAGTGCGCCCAATTACCCAAAGACAACGGACGAAGTTGTAAAAGCCGTGCTGGAGGCGGAGAAAAATATCCACCGAACCCGGCTTGCCCAACACAGCTCAAAGCTCAAAATTCTAGAGGACAAGGCCCAGCAAAAAAAGCTGGATGTGGATCAATTACAGATCAAGAAAAAAGCAATTCAGGCTGATCTGGAAGTGGCCCGGCGGAAGTTTTCCATGTCCAAAGAATTGCTGTCGGCCAATTTAACCCCAAAAATTGAGCATCTTGAATTGGAAATAGCGCTGACCCGGCTGGAAGGGGAGCTCAAGATACTGGGTCCTTCCATACCCCGTGCGAAAGCGGCGGCCTCTGAATTTTTGGAAAAAGTACAGGAAGAAAAGCTGAATTTTATCCGGGATGCCCAAGAGCAATTGAGTAAAACAGAAATTGAAATTGCCCGTTTGCGAGAGCTGTTGGTAACAGCGGGTGAACAGGTGACACGCACAACTGTTCGCAGTCCCATTGATGGGATTGTTAAAAACCTGAGGATCAACACACTTGGCGGGATTGTCCGGCCGGGGGATGCGATCATGGATATTGTCCCGTCTTCCGATATTCTTGTTGTTGAGGCAAAACTGAACCCGGCCGATCGTGCGTTTATCGAGGTTGGCCAGCAGGTTACCGTGAAACTGACCGCTTATGATTTCTTTACATATGGGGGATTGTCAGGGCGTGTTTCAAACATTGCGGCGGATTCCACAACAACATCGGATGGGGAAACATTTTTCAAGGTTATTGTGGAAACAGAGACAGGGAATGCAGACAAGGTTGATCAGCTCCTTGTAACGCCGGGCATGCAAGCCATGGTGGATGTCCATACCGGGTCAAAATCGGTAATGCAATATCTGCTGCAGCCTGTTCTGAAGATGCGCCACGAAAGTTTTAGGGAACGCTAG
- a CDS encoding MBL fold metallo-hydrolase yields MRYLGLIIILFVVSGCSTSQEPQPFDPTRPKAHHIQGGFRNLYLDDTQKAGFFDFLFKVRLQSDWPDENALAKMPPTPRVSADIASITSPPNKDLQVTWIGHSTLLIQFDGINILTDPMFSERASPFSFAGPKRYTAPALSIDQLPDIDAVIISHNHYDHMDLATIQAIGNTTKWLVPLGNARLLQEVGITNVIELDWWEKIDFKGMVLTLTPTQHWSARGLFDRFATLWGSWAVQFPARNISFWFGGDTGYNDIQFKQIGEKLGPFDLSFIPIGAYAPRWFMKGSHVDPEEAVLIHQDIKSEQSIGIHWGTFVLTSEPVEEPPIALKKALEKAGLPENSFLALPIGETYQKPEENTIFAGEEGLFNQN; encoded by the coding sequence ATGCGGTATCTGGGTCTGATCATAATCCTTTTTGTTGTCTCTGGCTGTTCTACTTCTCAAGAACCACAGCCATTTGATCCAACCCGCCCCAAGGCCCACCACATCCAAGGCGGCTTTCGTAATCTTTATCTGGATGACACCCAAAAAGCGGGTTTTTTTGACTTTTTGTTCAAAGTTCGTTTGCAAAGCGACTGGCCTGATGAAAACGCGTTGGCAAAGATGCCGCCGACACCCCGTGTTTCCGCCGATATTGCATCGATCACCTCTCCACCCAACAAGGATTTACAAGTCACCTGGATCGGCCATTCGACATTGTTAATACAATTTGACGGGATCAACATCCTAACCGACCCCATGTTTTCTGAACGCGCTTCCCCATTTTCCTTTGCCGGTCCAAAACGGTATACCGCACCGGCCTTATCCATTGATCAGCTGCCTGACATTGATGCCGTGATTATCAGCCACAATCACTACGATCATATGGACCTTGCGACCATCCAAGCCATTGGGAATACGACGAAATGGCTGGTTCCTTTGGGAAATGCCCGCCTTTTGCAAGAGGTTGGAATAACCAATGTGATTGAATTGGACTGGTGGGAGAAAATCGATTTTAAAGGAATGGTCCTGACCCTCACCCCAACACAGCATTGGTCTGCCCGGGGACTGTTTGATCGATTTGCAACCCTTTGGGGGTCCTGGGCGGTTCAATTCCCTGCCCGAAATATAAGTTTCTGGTTTGGCGGTGACACTGGTTATAATGACATCCAGTTCAAGCAAATTGGTGAAAAACTGGGGCCATTTGATCTGTCGTTCATTCCCATTGGTGCATATGCTCCCAGATGGTTCATGAAAGGATCCCATGTAGATCCAGAGGAAGCTGTCCTAATCCATCAGGACATAAAGTCCGAGCAATCGATCGGAATTCATTGGGGAACTTTTGTCCTGACAAGTGAGCCGGTGGAAGAACCCCCAATCGCGCTCAAGAAGGCGCTTGAAAAGGCGGGCCTTCCAGAAAATAGTTTTCTCGCACTGCCCATTGGCGAAACTTACCAGAAACCCGAAGAAAACACCATATTTGCGGGTGAAGAAGGTTTGTTCAATCAGAATTAG